From the Candidatus Methylomirabilota bacterium genome, the window GAGCCTCGATCTCGGGCGCGGCGAGATCCTGGCCCTCATCGGGCCGAACGGCGCTGGCAAGTCGACGGCCTTCAACGTGATCACGGGCTTCCAGATTCCGGATGCGGGTCGCGTCGGCTTCGACGGGCAGGACATCACGACAATGGCGCCTTACCGGATCGCCGAGCTCGGGCTCGTGCGCATGTTCCAGCGGACCAGTATTTTCCCCGAAGCCCCCGCCCTCGACAATGTGCTGACGGCCTGCCATCGTCTCGCGCATAGACGCCTCTGGGAGCTTGTGCTGATGACGAGTGGGTACCGTCGTGAAGAGGAACACGTGCGCGCGCGCGCGCGAGCCATCCTCCACTTCGTCGGGCTCGACCACAAGGCGGAGGAGGCCGCGAAGAACCTCTCCTGCGGCGACCAGCGGCTGCTGGGTCTGGCCATCGCCCTGGCCCCCGACCCGTCCGCGTTGCTCCTGGACGAGCCGGCGGCGGGGCTCAATGCCGTCGAGACCGAGCGGCTCATGCGGTTGATCGAAGGCATACGGGGCCGGGGACTCTCCGTGCTCCTCGTCGAGCACGACATGAAGCTCGTCATGGGCCTCTGCGATCGGGTCGTCG encodes:
- a CDS encoding ABC transporter ATP-binding protein, producing the protein SLDLGRGEILALIGPNGAGKSTAFNVITGFQIPDAGRVGFDGQDITTMAPYRIAELGLVRMFQRTSIFPEAPALDNVLTACHRLAHRRLWELVLMTSGYRREEEHVRARARAILHFVGLDHKAEEAAKNLSCGDQRLLGLAIALAPDPSALLLDEPAAGLNAVETERLMRLIEGIRGRGLSVLLVEHDMKLVMGLCDRVVVLNYGQKIAEGTPAEIQRHPEVIRAYLGSGEIFAHS